One part of the Arabidopsis thaliana chromosome 4, partial sequence genome encodes these proteins:
- a CDS encoding uncharacterized protein (unknown protein; FUNCTIONS IN: molecular_function unknown; INVOLVED IN: biological_process unknown; LOCATED IN: chloroplast; Has 30 Blast hits to 30 proteins in 6 species: Archae - 0; Bacteria - 0; Metazoa - 0; Fungi - 0; Plants - 30; Viruses - 0; Other Eukaryotes - 0 (source: NCBI BLink).) codes for MATAMSYSSQNHRFEHQTLIHRNPKPRLCRNSSTAPRRRKQSPTVVKSPAANPNLVMEQVKILKRGETLSAFNKNKENISSDDTRRPVLKMIKDVDLIVSATNRIGPEPEILMKQIGALGLQSFAGANCSLSPPPSCVPIPCFLGTKNNLLV; via the coding sequence ATGGCCACTGCGATGTCTTACTCTTCTCAAAACCATCGATTCGAGCACCAAACCCTAATCCACCGTAACCCTAAGCCTCGTCTTTGCCGCAACTCTTCAACAGCTCCTCGCCGACGCAAGCAAAGCCCTACGGTTGTTAAATCTCCGGCGGCGAATCCAAATCTTGTAATGGAACAAGTCAAGATCCTCAAACGCGGTGAGACATTGAGCGCGTTTAATAAGAACAAGGAAAACATTAGCTCCGACGATACAAGACGACCTGTTTTGAAGATGATAAAAGATGTTGATCTGATTGTATCGGCTACTAATAGAATTGGACCTGAACCAGAGATTTTGATGAAACAGATCGGAGCTTTGGGATTGCAGAGCTTCGCCGGAGCTAATTGCTCTCTTTCGCCGCCTCCAAGCTGTGTTCCAATTCCATGTTTCTTAGGGACGAAGAACAATCTCCTTGTTTAG